In the Athene noctua chromosome 25, bAthNoc1.hap1.1, whole genome shotgun sequence genome, one interval contains:
- the CBX1 gene encoding chromobox protein homolog 1 yields MGKKQNKKKVEEVLEEEEEEYVVEKVLDRRVVKGKVEYLLKWKGFSDEDNTWEPEENLDCPDLIAEFLQSQKTAHESEKSEGSKRKAESDTEDKGEESKPKKKKEESEKPRGFARGFEPERIIGATDSSGELMFLMKWKNSDEADLVPAKEANIKCPQVVISFYEERLTWHSYPSEDDDKKEDKN; encoded by the exons atgggaaaaaaacagaacaagaagaaagtggaagaggtcttagaggaagaggaggaggagtatGTGGTGGAGAAGGTCCTGGATCGGCGAGTGGTGAAGGGCAAAGTGGAATATCTGCTGAAGTGGAAAGGCTTCTCAGA TGAAGATAACACATGGGAGCCAGAGGAGAACCTCGACTGCCCAGACCTCATTGCAGAGTTCCTTCAGTCCCAGAAAACCGCCCATGAGAGCGAGAAGTCTGAGGGAAGCAAGCGCAAAGCGGAGTCTGACACGGAGGATAAAGGGGAGGAGAGCAAAccaaagaagaagaaggaggag TCGGAGAAACCGCGAGGCTTCGCCCGAGGATTTGAGCCAGAGCGAATCATCGGTGCCACGGATTCCAGCGGGGAGCTCATGTTCCTGATGAAGTG GAAGAACTCCGACGAGGCCGACCTGGTCCCTGCCAAGGAAGCCAACATCAAGTGCCCACAGGTGGTCATCTCGTTCTACGAGGAGAGGTTGACATGGCATTCCTACCCCTCAGAGGACGATGACAAGAAAGAGGACAAGAACTAA
- the SNX11 gene encoding sorting nexin-11 — MLENREEELTTVRVQDPRVQNEGSWNSYVDYKIFLHTNSKAFTAKTSCVRRRYREFVWLRRQLQKNAGLVPVPELPGKSTFFVGSTDEFIEKRRQGLQQFLEKVVQNVVLLSDSRLHLFLQSQLSVPEIEACVQGQGSQTVTEAILHYAMSNCGWVQEEETRPALLPGGDLHGSCAGLGSPQGPSCLESFPYWSDFGVDDTHSDSPDEPAEPLGGRHEMQ, encoded by the exons ATGTTGGAGAACCGAGAGGAA GAGCTGACCACGGTGCGTGTTCAGGACCCCCGGGTGCAGAACGAAGGCTCCTGGAACTCCTATGTGGATTATAAAATCTTCCTCCAT accAACAGCAAAGCCTTTACTGCCAAGACCTCATGCGTGCGGCGCCGGTACCGTGAATTCGTGTGGCTGAGGAGGCAGCTCCAGAAGAATGCCGGCTTGGT gcctgtcccagagctgcctgggaaaTCCACCTTCTTCGTGGGCAGCACGGATGAGTTCATCGAGAAACGGAGACAGGGGCTGCAGCAGTTCCTGGAGAA GGTCGTGCAGAACGTGGTCCTCCTCTCCGACAGCCGCCTGCACCTTTTCCTGCAGAGCCAGCTCTCGGTCCCCGAGATAGAGGCGTGTGTGCAAGGCCAGGGCTCGCAGACGGTGACAGAAGCCATCCTGCACTACGCCATGTCCAACTGCGGCTGGGTGCAGGAGGAAGAGACCCGTCCCGCGCTGCTGCCGGGAGGGGACCTGCACGGCAG CTGTGCCGGCCTGGGAAGCCCGCAGGGTCCGAGCTGCCTGGAGTCCTTCCCATACTGGAGTGACTTCGGCGTGGATGACACCCACTCGGACAGTCCGGATGAGCCAGCGGAGCCCCTGGGCGGTCGGCATGAGATGCAGTGA